The sequence TGTGCAGATGTGCTTGGCTCAACTTATGAAGCCTTGAATTGGTCTCTTTCCGCCATTCATCACGACCCGAAAGgttcatttcatatatatatatatatatatatattgaaaggGTTTTAAATTCTTAACCatctcttcattttctttcattgaGGACAAGAAAAACCAATGCTAAAACAAAAGCTTCATTTTACAGGTTATACACAATACTATCATACTAGTACTGATGTCATTTCCCATGCAAGAGCAAGGTTGGATGCAAACCTCGGCAGCCAAAAGACATGCATGGAAGTGTTTGATGGCACCAAATATTCCATGGCAGCACAGAGCTTCAAGCAAGTGACCACATCAACCCAAGAGTTGCTTAGCATGTTGCAAGTACCACCTGGCCGTGGCCGCAGAGCAGCTAATGCTGGCCTGAAATTTTTGCAAACGCCAAACGTTACGGTTTGTAAAGCTGGGAATGGGAATTTTAGAACAATAATGGAGGCCGTAGCTGCTGCACCAAACCATAGCCAAGATCATTTTGTGATATTTGTTAAGAAAGGATTTTACAAAGAAAACGTGAAAATCGATAGCCAAAAGTGGAATTTGGTCATGATTGGCGAGGGTATGGACGTTACTACCATATCTGGCAGTAGAAGCTTTCGTGATGGTTGGTCAACATTTGATTCACCAACATTTGGTATGACACCAAAACTTgatttatttcaaaattacGTTcagaaaaaagtaaattttCTCTTACCAGAATACCACCAATCAATACCATGCATTTAGGCATAAgttatctttttaaaaaaaatatataataacagGGTTTGATGACATAACATGTCAAAACCTGTTCCTACTGTTTTATGTTTGACTTTTGTTCtcaattcattttgttttagcGGTATCGGCCGAAGGATTCATTGCAATGGACATAGGGTTTGAGAACGCTGCAGGACCAGAAGGTTTGCAGGCAGTTGCACTTCTATCCGCCAGCGATGGTGCTGTCTTCTATCGCTGCAAGATCAGTGGATACCAAGACTCATTGTGTGTACATGTCGGCCGTCAGTTCTATCGAGACTGCCAAATCAGTGGCAGTGTCGACTTCATCTTTGGCTATGGCACTGCTGTTTTCCAAAATTGTGCACTCATTGTCAGGAAAAATGTAATAGGCAAAATCAGCGTGGTCACAGCGCATGGCCGATATGCCCTAAACGACTCATCAGGCTTCTCCTTCCAATCATGCAAGATCTATGCAGACCCCGATTTCATAGGCGAAGCGTATCTTGGTCGACCTTGGGGTAAATATTCACGGACAGTGTTCATACAATCATATATAAGCAATGTTATAATGCCCGAAGGTTGGTTTGAATTCAGAGGGAGTTTTGCGACTGACACACTGTATTATGGTGAGTACATGAACATGGGGCCAGGTGCAGAGCTTGCAGGCCGAGTCAAGTGGACGGGATATCA comes from Prunus dulcis chromosome 6, ALMONDv2, whole genome shotgun sequence and encodes:
- the LOC117630620 gene encoding pectinesterase-like, translating into MCSCHFIFFIICLSALSKTPFANIINVPLPVFKNSLHSTLELVQNVASVIPRIRVYADAQDDHDRNLNIAISHCADVLGSTYEALNWSLSAIHHDPKGYTQYYHTSTDVISHARARLDANLGSQKTCMEVFDGTKYSMAAQSFKQVTTSTQELLSMLQVPPGRGRRAANAGLKFLQTPNVTVCKAGNGNFRTIMEAVAAAPNHSQDHFVIFVKKGFYKENVKIDSQKWNLVMIGEGMDVTTISGSRSFRDGWSTFDSPTFAVSAEGFIAMDIGFENAAGPEGLQAVALLSASDGAVFYRCKISGYQDSLCVHVGRQFYRDCQISGSVDFIFGYGTAVFQNCALIVRKNVIGKISVVTAHGRYALNDSSGFSFQSCKIYADPDFIGEAYLGRPWGKYSRTVFIQSYISNVIMPEGWFEFRGSFATDTLYYGEYMNMGPGAELAGRVKWTGYHVIANPSEADWFTAAKFIDGNSWLPSLGIPYIQGLKP